A stretch of Chloracidobacterium validum DNA encodes these proteins:
- a CDS encoding sigma-54-dependent transcriptional regulator, translating to MIKRILVVDDDAASCELLREIFAARGWDVATATTPAAARRCFAEQPFDLVVSDINLEADATGLDLLKDFRARCPVILVTGFGTLDAAVTASRDGAWDFISKPFKVDQVVSVVQSALASRGMSSAPPPAAERFVDTSGLVGRSAPMVDLYKEIARVAPTRSTVLILGESGAGKELVARAIHQHSPRADGPFVPVNCGALPENLLESELFGHVRGAFTGAIAERKGLWEEAHHGTLFLDEIGEIPLAMQVKLLRALQEGEIRRVGAARAQQVDVRVIAATNRALEAEVSGGRFREDLYYRLTTATLRVPPLRERREDIPLLSKAFLHKATKTLGRSVQFEPSALALLEAYDFPGNVRELQAAVEYAALHARGGLIRLEDLPPKMQGTRADRPVASDWEKQCFAALPTLDELERRYLAHVLNVVKGNRTRAAEVLGIDRRTLYRMAERFGIKLTDES from the coding sequence ATGATCAAGCGTATTCTGGTTGTGGATGACGACGCGGCTTCCTGTGAGTTGCTGCGCGAAATTTTTGCCGCCCGCGGCTGGGATGTGGCCACCGCCACGACCCCGGCCGCCGCACGCCGCTGCTTTGCGGAGCAGCCCTTCGACCTCGTGGTGAGCGACATCAACCTTGAAGCCGATGCCACGGGACTCGACCTGCTGAAAGACTTTCGGGCGCGCTGCCCCGTCATTCTCGTCACGGGCTTCGGGACGCTGGATGCGGCCGTGACGGCGTCCCGCGATGGCGCCTGGGACTTCATCTCGAAGCCGTTCAAGGTGGATCAAGTCGTGTCGGTCGTGCAGTCCGCGCTGGCCAGTCGCGGCATGTCATCCGCGCCGCCGCCGGCGGCGGAACGCTTCGTGGACACCTCGGGCCTGGTCGGGCGGTCAGCCCCGATGGTGGACCTCTACAAAGAAATCGCGCGCGTTGCGCCAACGCGCTCAACCGTTCTCATCCTGGGTGAATCCGGCGCCGGCAAGGAACTCGTCGCCCGCGCCATCCACCAGCATAGCCCGCGCGCCGATGGGCCGTTCGTGCCGGTCAACTGTGGCGCGTTGCCGGAAAACCTCCTCGAATCCGAACTGTTCGGTCATGTTCGAGGTGCATTTACCGGAGCGATTGCCGAGCGAAAGGGTTTGTGGGAAGAAGCGCATCACGGCACCCTGTTTCTCGATGAGATTGGCGAGATTCCGCTGGCCATGCAGGTCAAGCTCCTGCGCGCGTTGCAGGAAGGTGAAATCCGGCGGGTCGGCGCGGCGCGCGCCCAGCAGGTGGATGTGCGGGTGATTGCGGCGACCAATCGGGCACTGGAAGCCGAAGTGTCTGGCGGACGGTTTCGGGAAGACCTGTATTACCGACTCACCACGGCAACCCTGCGCGTGCCGCCACTGCGCGAGCGGCGCGAGGATATACCCCTCCTGTCCAAGGCGTTTTTGCACAAAGCCACAAAAACGCTTGGCCGGAGCGTGCAGTTTGAGCCGTCCGCCCTGGCCCTGCTGGAAGCCTATGACTTTCCCGGCAATGTCCGCGAGTTGCAGGCCGCGGTCGAGTATGCCGCGCTCCATGCCCGCGGTGGCCTCATTCGTCTGGAAGACCTCCCCCCGAAAATGCAGGGAACGCGCGCCGACCGACCAGTTGCTTCAGACTGGGAAAAGCAGTGCTTTGCAGCGTTACCGACGCTAGATGAACTGGAGCGCCGTTATTTGGCGCACGTGCTCAATGTGGTCAAGGGCAATCGGACACGCGCCGCCGAGGTCCTTGGTATTGACCGCCGGACGCTCTATCGCATGGCGGAACGTTTCGGGATCAAACTCACCGATGAATCATAG
- a CDS encoding RNA polymerase sigma factor yields the protein MDDASPLTKPSALPDAETFQHWFNAHARSVFTFLYLLVGRREVAEELTQETFARAYEHRATLRDRDRVAAWLFGIARNVSREHVREYHRWDSLDDVFDDDSQPASGDERLPDAALLEAELRFVVRSALAKLDADKRMVFILRTFEQCSYEDIAAITGSSIGKVKTDLHRARLEMRRHVRPYLSVGQGGD from the coding sequence ATGGATGACGCCTCGCCATTGACCAAACCATCCGCGCTGCCCGACGCGGAAACGTTTCAGCACTGGTTCAACGCTCATGCGCGGTCGGTATTCACATTTCTATACCTGTTGGTGGGGCGGCGGGAAGTGGCGGAAGAACTCACGCAGGAGACGTTCGCGCGGGCTTACGAACATCGCGCCACGTTACGTGACCGTGACCGGGTTGCCGCCTGGTTGTTTGGAATTGCGCGCAATGTGTCGCGTGAGCACGTCCGTGAGTACCACCGGTGGGATTCGCTGGATGACGTTTTCGATGACGATTCCCAACCCGCGTCGGGGGACGAACGCCTCCCGGATGCGGCGCTTTTGGAGGCTGAACTACGCTTCGTCGTTCGGTCTGCGCTCGCCAAACTCGACGCCGACAAACGCATGGTGTTCATCCTGCGGACATTCGAGCAGTGCAGTTACGAAGACATCGCCGCGATTACGGGTTCTTCAATCGGCAAGGTCAAGACTGACCTGCATCGCGCGCGGCTGGAAATGCGCCGCCACGTCCGACCGTATTTGTCGGTGGGACAAGGAGGTGACTAA
- a CDS encoding zf-HC2 domain-containing protein — protein sequence MECERCLEQLDGYLDGELDARSVTSLEAHLQQCPACSAECRARRWEQRVYRDAVAGVTLPDTIWPRVAANIARADARQAPRTAPRWGLPSGWWALGLAMGCAVVAFGLWSLWRPPATTEPLLVRQNAAATEKTAPPLIGGAPAVSENTTPSDAVIIEPPRRRTVPTAPPAPRQLSEAERALQQAEQAYVVVIERLQSQVRSRQSQLDVSTRTALEQTLSELDAKIAQTREVVRQSPADPAAMHFLMTAYRKKAEVLSEVVVITQN from the coding sequence ATGGAATGTGAACGTTGCCTAGAACAACTCGACGGCTACCTGGATGGTGAACTCGACGCCCGGTCGGTAACCTCACTGGAGGCGCACCTGCAACAGTGTCCGGCCTGTTCGGCTGAATGCCGCGCCCGCCGGTGGGAGCAGCGGGTGTACCGTGATGCCGTGGCGGGCGTGACGTTGCCGGATACCATCTGGCCGCGCGTTGCTGCCAATATCGCCCGCGCCGATGCGCGCCAGGCGCCGCGGACGGCCCCCCGCTGGGGGCTGCCAAGTGGTTGGTGGGCGCTTGGGTTGGCGATGGGCTGTGCGGTGGTGGCGTTTGGTTTATGGTCACTGTGGCGGCCCCCGGCCACCACGGAGCCACTGCTTGTCCGGCAAAACGCGGCCGCGACCGAAAAAACGGCACCGCCGCTCATAGGTGGCGCCCCGGCGGTTTCTGAAAACACCACGCCGTCAGATGCGGTCATCATCGAGCCACCCCGCCGGCGAACGGTTCCCACGGCGCCCCCAGCTCCGCGTCAGCTATCGGAAGCTGAACGAGCCTTGCAACAGGCCGAACAAGCGTACGTGGTGGTCATCGAACGCCTTCAGTCACAAGTCCGGTCGCGGCAGTCACAGCTCGATGTGTCAACGCGGACGGCGCTAGAGCAGACGCTTTCTGAACTCGACGCCAAAATCGCGCAAACCCGCGAGGTCGTGCGGCAATCGCCGGCCGACCCGGCGGCCATGCATTTCCTGATGACGGCCTACCGGAAAAAGGCCGAGGTATTGAGTGAAGTCGTTGTGATTACTCAGAACTAA
- a CDS encoding DUF4097 family beta strand repeat-containing protein has product MRTVLSVARGLALVWVVGCVPALAQEIRQPLEGNGRVAVECWHGQVSITGKDEQVLTIATDGDASTIKLKRLDDGGYQVSIEPPKTPHRLQISVPRQLLSLDVKTRSAGVQVSDVATLRVATISGNVLVGQVSGEVSVATTSGDVKLNQVGAARLQTVSGSVSAQMVTQELSVSTVSGRLNASDIGGDVTAQLVSGSAEIRCGRGRVEVSTVSGDVKLARLENEIAVETTSGSVLFAGALTPVKRCSINAFSGDIRLVVPETCGFEAKFKSFSGTIKSDFPLDGSDAPERRQALPSPPGPPVVVGAPQGMPGLPPPPPPRRPPPPRQGSYIVWRHGDGAAKVFLNTFSGKVLVVRDTSPGEPPCVALPR; this is encoded by the coding sequence ATGAGAACGGTTTTGTCTGTGGCACGTGGCTTGGCGCTGGTCTGGGTGGTCGGTTGCGTGCCGGCCCTGGCGCAAGAAATTCGTCAACCCCTTGAGGGCAACGGCCGGGTGGCAGTGGAGTGTTGGCATGGGCAAGTTTCCATCACCGGCAAAGATGAACAGGTTTTGACCATCGCCACCGATGGCGATGCCTCGACCATCAAGCTCAAACGGTTGGATGACGGTGGGTATCAGGTATCCATCGAGCCGCCCAAGACGCCCCACCGGCTGCAAATCAGCGTGCCGCGGCAACTGCTTTCGCTCGATGTCAAGACCCGTAGCGCTGGCGTGCAGGTCAGCGACGTGGCAACCCTGCGGGTGGCGACCATCAGCGGCAATGTGTTGGTTGGGCAGGTGTCGGGGGAGGTGTCTGTAGCGACCACGAGTGGGGACGTGAAGCTCAACCAAGTTGGCGCTGCCCGGCTTCAGACGGTGAGCGGTAGCGTGAGCGCGCAAATGGTGACGCAGGAACTCAGTGTGAGTACGGTGAGTGGGCGGCTGAATGCCTCGGATATTGGCGGTGACGTGACGGCGCAGCTCGTCAGTGGCAGTGCCGAAATTCGTTGTGGGCGTGGCCGAGTCGAGGTGTCCACCGTGAGTGGCGATGTGAAGTTGGCGCGGCTCGAAAATGAGATCGCCGTTGAGACCACGAGCGGCAGTGTTCTGTTCGCCGGGGCGCTCACGCCGGTCAAGCGCTGTAGCATCAATGCTTTTTCCGGTGACATCCGGCTTGTGGTGCCCGAGACGTGTGGTTTTGAAGCCAAGTTCAAAAGCTTCAGTGGCACAATCAAGTCTGATTTTCCACTGGACGGCTCTGATGCGCCGGAGCGTCGTCAAGCCCTCCCGTCGCCGCCCGGTCCGCCCGTGGTTGTTGGCGCTCCGCAGGGGATGCCGGGTCTCCCGCCGCCGCCACCACCGCGTCGTCCGCCCCCGCCTCGGCAGGGTTCGTACATCGTCTGGCGCCATGGCGATGGCGCGGCCAAGGTCTTTTTGAACACGTTTAGCGGCAAGGTGTTGGTTGTGCGGGACACCTCGCCGGGCGAGCCGCCCTGCGTCGCGCTGCCCCGGTAG
- a CDS encoding amino acid permease — protein sequence MANQLFVVKSIDELQAQSSVEQGSLKRTLGPINLTALGIGAIIGAGLFSITGLAAGNNAGPAVTISFVIAAVGCLFAGLCYAEFAAMIPVAGSAYTYSYATMGELIAWTIGWDLVLEYAVGAATVSISWSRYLVKFLEYYNLALPPQLTMSPFDSITTAGGATVTGIVNLPAVFIVVAMSLILIKGTQESALVNNIIVALKVGVVLAFIGLGWGFIEPKNYEPYIPPNTGEFGSFGWSGIVRAAGIIFFAYIGFDAVSTAAQEARNPQRDMPIGILGSLAICTVLYILFAHVMTGLAHYSEFQGVEGIAPVATAIAHTPYKWLNQGIILAILAGYASVILVMLLGQSRVFFSMSHDGLLPKIFSEVHPRFRTPWKSNALFAVFVSLFAAFVPARVVGEMTSIGTLFAFILVCVGILVLRYTQPERKRPFKTPFVPVVPVLGMLVCFAMMAALPLDTWLRLVIWMAAGYVIYFTYGIRYSKLKPAA from the coding sequence GTGGCAAATCAGCTCTTCGTGGTCAAATCTATTGACGAATTACAAGCGCAGTCGTCGGTTGAACAAGGTTCACTCAAGCGAACCCTCGGCCCGATCAACCTGACCGCGCTGGGCATCGGCGCCATCATTGGCGCCGGCTTGTTTTCCATCACCGGTCTCGCCGCCGGCAACAACGCCGGCCCAGCCGTGACGATTTCTTTCGTAATTGCGGCGGTGGGATGTCTCTTCGCCGGCCTCTGCTACGCCGAGTTTGCCGCCATGATTCCGGTGGCCGGCAGCGCCTACACCTATTCTTACGCCACCATGGGCGAACTCATCGCCTGGACCATCGGGTGGGACCTCGTGCTGGAATACGCCGTCGGGGCCGCAACCGTCTCGATTAGCTGGTCGCGCTACCTAGTGAAGTTTCTGGAGTACTACAACCTCGCCTTGCCGCCCCAACTCACCATGTCGCCGTTCGATTCTATTACCACGGCCGGCGGGGCCACGGTGACGGGCATCGTCAATCTTCCGGCGGTGTTCATCGTCGTGGCCATGTCGCTCATCCTCATCAAGGGCACGCAGGAGTCCGCCCTGGTCAACAACATCATCGTGGCGCTCAAGGTGGGCGTTGTGCTCGCGTTCATCGGACTGGGATGGGGCTTCATCGAACCCAAAAACTACGAGCCCTACATCCCACCCAACACGGGCGAATTCGGCAGCTTTGGCTGGAGCGGAATTGTGCGCGCGGCCGGCATCATCTTTTTTGCCTACATTGGCTTTGACGCCGTTTCGACCGCCGCCCAGGAAGCCCGCAACCCCCAGCGCGACATGCCGATTGGCATTCTTGGCTCCCTCGCCATTTGCACGGTGCTTTATATCCTCTTTGCCCATGTGATGACTGGGCTGGCCCATTATTCCGAGTTTCAGGGCGTCGAAGGCATCGCTCCGGTGGCAACGGCCATCGCCCATACGCCCTATAAGTGGCTCAACCAGGGCATCATCCTGGCGATTCTCGCCGGCTACGCCTCGGTCATCCTGGTGATGTTGCTGGGGCAGTCGCGGGTCTTTTTCTCGATGTCGCACGACGGGCTGTTGCCCAAGATTTTTTCGGAAGTGCATCCGCGCTTCCGTACGCCGTGGAAATCCAACGCGCTGTTCGCGGTTTTCGTGAGCCTGTTCGCGGCATTCGTCCCGGCGCGGGTCGTCGGCGAAATGACGAGCATCGGGACGCTGTTTGCCTTCATTCTGGTGTGTGTCGGGATTCTGGTGTTGCGCTACACCCAGCCCGAACGCAAACGCCCGTTCAAAACGCCGTTCGTCCCGGTCGTGCCGGTGCTCGGCATGCTGGTCTGCTTTGCCATGATGGCCGCCCTGCCACTCGACACTTGGTTGCGGCTCGTCATCTGGATGGCCGCCGGGTATGTCATTTACTTTACCTATGGCATCCGATACAGCAAGTTGAAGCCGGCCGCCTGA
- a CDS encoding branched-chain amino acid ABC transporter permease has translation MNTKSRHPARSWVIATGLVTGVFLLNAMFVHGVGGYGLSAYYLRVITLVGISIVLAVSLTLVNGCAGQFSIGHAGFMALGAYAAGAMTHFFGAPFLALLDGLPAWPVHAGRLVVSLAVGAVVSGIAGWLVGLPTLRLRGDYLAIVTLGFGEIIRVVLLNIEPTGGALGFTNIAQGPDVPGQLPDQRFALFLEDTMFFWVALATIGTITIVGRLAYSSFGRSLAAVRENEIAAAAMGIDATRAKTTAFVISAALTGVAGGLYAHYDNYLNPSSFTFLRSVEIVTMIVLGGLGSISGAMVGAATLTILPEALRDLTRVLPASVVSALPFLANLPDYRMVLYSLLLVGLMIARPQGLFGRREWSWLARCFQDDAEPQGQR, from the coding sequence TTGAATACCAAGTCACGACATCCGGCACGGTCCTGGGTCATCGCCACGGGCCTGGTCACTGGGGTATTTCTGCTCAACGCCATGTTTGTTCATGGTGTCGGTGGCTATGGATTGTCGGCCTACTATCTGCGGGTTATCACGCTGGTTGGGATTTCAATCGTGCTGGCCGTCAGTTTGACGCTGGTCAACGGCTGCGCGGGGCAGTTTTCCATCGGACATGCGGGGTTCATGGCACTTGGCGCTTATGCTGCCGGGGCGATGACGCATTTTTTCGGAGCGCCCTTCCTCGCCTTGCTCGACGGATTGCCGGCCTGGCCGGTGCATGCCGGGCGGCTGGTCGTGTCGCTGGCCGTCGGGGCCGTCGTCAGTGGCATTGCCGGCTGGCTGGTGGGCCTGCCGACGCTCCGGCTGCGGGGGGATTATCTGGCGATTGTGACGCTGGGGTTTGGGGAAATCATCCGGGTCGTGTTGCTCAACATCGAACCCACCGGCGGGGCGCTCGGCTTTACCAACATTGCGCAGGGGCCGGACGTTCCGGGCCAGTTGCCCGACCAACGGTTTGCCTTGTTTTTGGAAGACACCATGTTTTTCTGGGTGGCGCTGGCCACCATCGGCACGATTACGATTGTCGGTCGTCTGGCTTATTCGAGTTTCGGACGAAGCCTGGCTGCGGTGCGTGAAAACGAAATTGCGGCCGCCGCCATGGGCATTGACGCCACGCGGGCCAAAACCACGGCGTTCGTCATCAGCGCGGCGCTGACGGGCGTTGCTGGCGGGCTGTACGCGCACTACGACAACTATCTGAATCCGAGTTCATTTACCTTTCTTCGCTCGGTCGAAATCGTCACGATGATTGTCCTGGGCGGGCTGGGGAGCATTTCCGGCGCGATGGTGGGGGCGGCAACGCTGACCATCTTGCCGGAAGCGTTACGCGACCTGACGCGCGTGCTCCCGGCGTCAGTCGTGAGCGCGCTGCCCTTTCTTGCCAATCTCCCGGACTACCGGATGGTACTGTATTCGCTGCTGCTGGTGGGGTTGATGATCGCGCGTCCGCAGGGCTTGTTCGGACGCCGGGAATGGTCGTGGCTGGCGCGTTGCTTTCAGGACGACGCCGAACCTCAAGGCCAAAGGTGA
- a CDS encoding nucleotide sugar dehydrogenase, whose translation MPHHIDYPTVGIIGLGYVGLPLAVQFIRGGCQVIGFDIDEHKVSAINAGRAYIKSVPAAVIAEAAATRRLTATTDSTLLASADAIVICVPTPLTAHREPDLSFITRTAETLAPRLRRGQLVSLESTTYPGTTEEELIPRLERGSGLRAGLDFHVVYSPEREDPGNPNFGTRDIPKVIGGLTADCLAAGVALYQHAVQTLVPVSSLRVAEATKLVENIFRCVNIAMVNELKIVFDAMGLDVWEVLDAAKTKPFGFMKFEPGPGLGGHCIPIDPFYLTWKAREFGVQTKFIELAGDINTSMPRYVVTRLLEALSDAGKPLRGANILLLGLAYKKNVDDPRESPTFAIWDLLRARQAQVLFHDPHIPVAPPMREYPAYAGTPSVPLTAEVLAQSDAVVICTAHDSIDYAFVVQHAPLVIDTRNVCAGLPAELVSDKVTKA comes from the coding sequence ATGCCGCACCACATAGATTATCCAACCGTTGGCATTATTGGGCTGGGCTACGTGGGCCTCCCGCTCGCCGTGCAGTTTATTCGCGGCGGATGTCAGGTCATTGGGTTTGATATTGACGAGCACAAGGTATCGGCCATCAATGCCGGGCGCGCTTACATCAAAAGCGTCCCGGCCGCCGTGATTGCGGAAGCGGCGGCCACCCGGCGACTCACGGCGACCACCGATTCCACGCTCCTGGCAAGCGCGGACGCCATCGTGATTTGCGTCCCGACCCCGCTGACGGCGCACCGCGAACCTGATTTGTCGTTCATCACCCGCACGGCCGAAACGCTTGCTCCGCGGTTACGGCGCGGGCAACTCGTCAGCCTGGAATCCACGACCTACCCGGGCACGACCGAAGAGGAACTGATCCCACGGCTGGAACGGGGATCGGGCTTGCGCGCCGGACTGGATTTCCACGTCGTGTACTCGCCCGAACGGGAAGACCCCGGCAATCCCAACTTTGGAACGCGCGACATCCCAAAGGTCATCGGTGGATTGACAGCCGATTGCCTGGCGGCCGGCGTGGCGCTGTACCAACACGCCGTTCAGACGCTCGTGCCGGTGTCGTCGCTGCGCGTCGCCGAGGCGACCAAGTTGGTTGAAAACATTTTCCGGTGCGTCAACATCGCCATGGTCAACGAACTCAAAATTGTCTTTGACGCCATGGGCCTCGACGTGTGGGAAGTGCTCGACGCGGCCAAAACCAAGCCATTTGGCTTCATGAAGTTCGAGCCGGGGCCGGGCCTGGGCGGGCACTGCATTCCGATTGATCCGTTTTACCTGACCTGGAAAGCGCGCGAGTTCGGCGTTCAAACCAAGTTCATCGAACTGGCCGGCGACATCAACACCAGCATGCCCCGCTATGTCGTCACCCGTTTGCTCGAAGCCCTGTCCGACGCCGGCAAGCCGCTGCGGGGCGCGAACATTCTCCTGCTGGGATTGGCTTACAAGAAAAACGTTGACGACCCACGCGAATCCCCGACCTTCGCCATCTGGGACCTGCTGCGCGCCCGCCAGGCGCAGGTTCTGTTCCATGATCCGCACATTCCGGTCGCGCCGCCCATGCGCGAGTATCCAGCCTACGCGGGGACGCCTTCCGTCCCTTTGACCGCAGAGGTTCTGGCGCAGAGCGACGCCGTCGTGATCTGCACCGCGCACGATAGTATTGACTATGCCTTTGTCGTCCAGCATGCACCGCTGGTGATTGATACCCGCAACGTTTGCGCCGGGTTGCCAGCCGAGCTGGTGAGCGACAAAGTCACCAAGGCCTGA
- a CDS encoding heavy metal-binding domain-containing protein has translation MDQAWTVNLNGQAYTTDLTTLRQWIAEGRVPPNAYVRKGELNWIPAHQAPELREVCAAAPPGAVPQSPPAKFQNLQQTLGRGKMKTIMTGLSGNEMFCLHQKGFTPGSLIIGNSVYSLGLLGSLGSSVQGLIGGEVSQVTNLIHEGRFQSYQRMVREAQAYGGVGITSVTSELRHFHGNIEFLSIASTVHRTTSAAGQLEFTMSGDGQDLYCLLDAGYQPLQFVFGNVAYSIGLGGGLMGGLRSLKRGEIREFSNVLNATRHLALDRIAGEARQAGANAVLGIQTSVKPFQGVHEMMMLGTAVFHPDLPAEFKQQPITSDLTCQETWNLANLGYIPLRLVLGTAVYSLGFVGGIMSALKSFARGEISELTSLIYEAREHAIGLIAAEAEQLGADDVMGIKTHVNDMNGLLEFLAIGTAVKRHPAAKTLSPALPPQAVMHDKDTWISESAPLSLQPKH, from the coding sequence ATGGACCAAGCCTGGACGGTTAACCTCAACGGTCAGGCCTACACAACTGACCTCACGACGTTGCGGCAGTGGATTGCCGAAGGCCGTGTGCCGCCAAACGCTTATGTCCGCAAAGGCGAACTCAACTGGATTCCGGCCCACCAAGCGCCTGAGTTGCGCGAGGTCTGCGCCGCGGCGCCGCCGGGCGCGGTCCCCCAGTCGCCGCCAGCAAAATTTCAGAATCTCCAGCAAACGCTGGGGCGCGGCAAGATGAAAACCATCATGACCGGGCTTTCCGGCAACGAGATGTTTTGTCTGCATCAGAAAGGCTTTACGCCCGGCAGCCTCATCATTGGCAATAGCGTTTATTCATTGGGCTTGCTGGGGAGCCTGGGATCGAGCGTGCAGGGGCTGATTGGCGGTGAAGTCAGCCAAGTCACCAACTTGATTCACGAAGGCCGGTTTCAGTCCTACCAACGGATGGTGCGTGAGGCGCAAGCCTACGGCGGCGTGGGCATCACCAGCGTGACGAGCGAGCTGCGACACTTCCACGGCAACATTGAGTTTCTCTCGATTGCCTCGACGGTTCACCGAACCACGTCCGCGGCCGGGCAGTTGGAGTTCACGATGAGCGGCGACGGGCAAGACCTGTATTGCCTGCTCGATGCGGGCTACCAACCGCTTCAGTTCGTGTTTGGCAATGTGGCCTACTCGATTGGCTTGGGCGGTGGACTCATGGGCGGGCTGCGCAGCCTCAAACGCGGTGAAATTCGGGAGTTTAGCAATGTGCTCAATGCCACCCGTCATTTGGCGCTCGACCGCATTGCCGGTGAAGCCAGGCAAGCCGGGGCCAACGCCGTGCTCGGCATCCAGACGAGTGTCAAACCGTTTCAGGGTGTTCACGAGATGATGATGCTCGGCACGGCAGTCTTTCATCCCGATCTTCCGGCGGAGTTCAAACAACAACCCATCACCAGCGATCTCACCTGTCAGGAAACGTGGAATCTGGCCAACCTGGGGTATATCCCACTGCGGCTCGTGCTCGGAACGGCGGTCTATTCGCTGGGCTTCGTCGGCGGCATCATGTCGGCGCTCAAGTCGTTTGCGCGGGGCGAAATCAGTGAACTGACCTCGCTCATCTATGAGGCGCGGGAGCACGCCATTGGACTGATTGCCGCCGAAGCCGAGCAGTTGGGCGCGGACGACGTGATGGGCATCAAAACCCACGTCAATGACATGAACGGACTGCTGGAGTTTTTGGCGATTGGCACGGCCGTCAAGCGCCATCCGGCAGCGAAGACGCTCTCGCCGGCGCTGCCGCCGCAAGCCGTCATGCACGACAAGGACACCTGGATTAGCGAGAGCGCTCCGCTCAGTCTTCAGCCCAAACACTGA
- a CDS encoding sensor histidine kinase translates to MALKLHTRTTLLASAITIAVLGAFVWLSSRELERLLGEEQRARVKLHAVTLADQIARLPNEQTALNRLLALSKNARPGAIGVRVWERAGKSYGVTAAVVDDDLPPPDPEAIAKSLRTPSVANLPTSRPLKPGGEEAYWVCVPIKRPGRPEGAVEYVERFDAAPDVVARYRTLALWLALGCVATITLSMNWLFRRTVYRPIERLLNAMHRVQSGDLSATVDIRATDELGRLAAGYNQMLGQVQAMTDERERQRQLLEERIAEATAELSERNAQLAQLNRELWELTRRLTDMERLAAAGQTAAQLAHEVGTPLNLISGHVQLLSADLGDNAKAQNRLETIAAQIERIERIVRAMLDRTRADVSEHELLDLSAVLRRTFDVVQPALDARNIHLVTNIGNTALPIRGAMDRLQQVFINLFNNAVDAMPQGGQLMVDVTCWETGGSGEQFVIEVSDTGTGMPEDVRARVFEPFFTTKPRGSGTGLGLVVARQIIREHGGEMTVVSQPGRGTTIRLTLPSAVEQPA, encoded by the coding sequence ATGGCTTTGAAACTGCATACCCGTACAACCCTGCTGGCCTCGGCCATCACGATTGCCGTCCTGGGCGCCTTTGTCTGGCTGTCAAGCCGTGAGCTGGAGCGTTTGCTTGGCGAAGAGCAGCGGGCGCGGGTCAAGCTCCATGCCGTGACGTTGGCCGACCAGATCGCGCGCCTGCCAAACGAGCAAACGGCGCTCAATCGCCTGTTGGCACTGTCGAAGAACGCGCGTCCCGGCGCCATCGGCGTGCGCGTGTGGGAGCGCGCCGGGAAGTCTTATGGCGTGACCGCCGCCGTCGTGGACGATGATCTCCCCCCGCCTGACCCGGAAGCCATTGCCAAATCACTGCGGACGCCGTCCGTGGCAAACCTGCCCACCAGTCGCCCGCTGAAGCCTGGCGGCGAGGAGGCCTACTGGGTGTGCGTCCCTATCAAGCGCCCCGGCCGCCCGGAAGGGGCCGTGGAATACGTCGAGCGCTTTGATGCCGCCCCAGACGTGGTTGCCCGCTACCGAACCTTGGCGCTGTGGCTGGCGCTGGGTTGCGTGGCAACGATTACACTGAGCATGAACTGGCTGTTTCGGCGAACCGTGTATCGTCCGATTGAGCGCCTGCTGAATGCGATGCACCGGGTTCAGTCCGGCGACCTGTCCGCGACGGTTGATATTCGCGCGACCGATGAGCTTGGCCGCTTGGCGGCCGGCTACAACCAGATGCTCGGACAGGTTCAAGCCATGACGGATGAGCGCGAACGGCAACGCCAGCTTCTGGAAGAGCGCATCGCCGAGGCCACCGCCGAGCTATCCGAACGCAACGCGCAGCTCGCCCAGCTCAACCGTGAGCTGTGGGAGCTGACGCGCCGCTTGACGGACATGGAGCGCCTGGCGGCCGCCGGACAGACCGCCGCGCAGTTGGCCCACGAGGTAGGGACGCCGCTCAACCTCATCAGTGGCCATGTCCAGCTTCTGAGCGCCGATCTCGGCGACAATGCCAAGGCCCAGAACCGCCTGGAAACCATTGCCGCTCAGATCGAGCGCATCGAGCGGATCGTCCGCGCGATGCTCGACCGCACGCGGGCGGACGTGAGTGAACACGAGCTGCTGGACCTGTCTGCCGTTTTACGTCGGACCTTCGATGTCGTGCAGCCAGCGCTCGACGCTCGAAACATCCATCTGGTCACCAACATCGGCAACACCGCCTTGCCGATTCGGGGCGCGATGGACCGGCTCCAGCAAGTGTTCATCAACTTGTTCAACAATGCCGTGGACGCCATGCCCCAGGGCGGACAGTTGATGGTGGACGTCACGTGCTGGGAAACGGGTGGCAGCGGCGAGCAGTTTGTCATCGAGGTCAGCGACACCGGCACGGGGATGCCGGAAGACGTTCGCGCCCGCGTTTTCGAGCCATTCTTTACGACCAAGCCGCGCGGCAGCGGAACGGGTCTCGGCCTGGTGGTGGCGCGCCAGATTATCCGCGAACACGGCGGAGAGATGACGGTGGTCAGCCAGCCCGGCCGCGGGACGACCATTCGCCTCACGCTGCCGTCGGCGGTGGAGCAACCGGCATGA